The Oryzihumus leptocrescens sequence GCATGGACTGGAACCGTTCGAAGATGCCGCCGGAGACGTCGGTGAACAGGCGGAACGCGGTGTACGCGATGCCCGAGGCGACGGTGATCAACAAGATGCCCGGCAGCAGGTAGTCGACGTAGCTGCCACCGCCGGCCGGGCCGCCGAACTGGATGGCGCTGCCGAAGACGTAGACGAACAGCAGCAGCATGGCGATCGGCGTGATGGCCGTGGTGATGATCGTGTCGGGGCTGCGCAGGATGTGGCGCAGGGACCGCCTGGTCAGGACCGCGGTGGCGCTGGGGACGAGAGTGGTCATCGCTGGGCTCCCTGCTCGGCCACGGCCCCAGCCCCGGCCTGGGTCGTCGTGGAGGTGGTGGTGGCGCCGTCGTGGCCGACGATCGCGAGGAAGATGTCTTCCAGGGATGGCTGCTTCTCGACGTACTCGACCGTGGCCGGCGGGAACAGCGCCTTGAGCTCGGCGAGAGTGCCCTCGGCGATGATGCGACCCTCGTGCAGCACCGCGATCCGGTCCGCGAGCTGCTCGGCCTCCTCCAGGTACTGCGTGGTGAGCAGCACCGTGGTGCCCTGGCCGGCGAGCTCTCGGACGGTGCTCCACACCTCGATCCTCGACTGCGGGTCCAGCCCGGTCGTGGGCTCGTCGAGGAAGAGCACGGCGGGCTCCCCGATCAGGCTCATCGCGATGTCGAGCCGGCGCCGCATGCCACCGGAGTAGGTCGCCACCCTGCGGCCGGCTGCCTCGACGAGGTCGAACCGGGCCAGCAGTGCGTCGGCGGTCGCGCGCGGGTTGGGCACGCGCCGCAGCTCGGCGATGAGGACGAGGTTCTCGCGCCCGGTGAGCACCTCGTCGACGGCGGCGAACTGCCCGGTGAGGCTGATCGACTCGCGGACCTTCACCGGCTGGGTGGCGACGTCGTACCCGTTGACGGTGGCAGTCCCGCCGTCGGCCCGCAGCAGCGTGGACAGGATCCGCACCGCGGTCGTCTTGCCGGCACCGTTGGAGCCGAGCAGGGCGTAGATGGTGCCCGAGGGGACGCGCAGGTCAACCCCCCGGAGCACCGAGTTCTCGCCGTAGGACTTGGTGAGCCCGGCGATCTCGATGGCTGTTGTCGAAGTCATGGGAGGAGCCTGCAACCTTGACGCTGGGTCAAGGTCAACACCAATTTCCGGCTCGACGGAAGAAGCGCCTCGAGGCCGGGCCTGCCAACGGTCAGTGAGGGCCGGGGAGTGGGAGCACCGCCGGTATGCCGTGCGTGACCTCGACACACTCGCCGCAGACCTCAGGCATCGGCTTTGCCCGCAAGCCGGGATAACCCATTGCGGATGGCCGGTGCCGGGTGTCTGGTTGATCGGCCATCAACCCCGGAGGGAACCTGTCATGTCGCTGCCCACCCCCACGCTGCACACCGCTCGCCTGCGACTGCGTCCCTTCGACGACGCGGATGCGGACGACCTCTTCGCGCTGCACAGCAGCGCGCACGTGCTGCGCTACTGGGACTCACCGCCGTGGAGCGAACGCGCGCGTGCCGAGCGGTTCATCACCGCCTGCCGGCAGATGGCGGCGGATGGCACCGGGGCGCGGCTGGCCGTGGATCGTGTCTCCGACGGGGCGTTCATCGGCTGGTGCAGCCTGAACCGGTGGAACCCTGACTACCGCAGCGCGTCGCTGGGCTACTGCTTCGCCGACGCAGCGTGGGGCCACGGCTACGCGACGGAGGCCGCGGGCGCCTTGCTGCGGTGGGCCTTCGACACGCTGGACCTGAACCGCGTCCAGGCTGAGACCGACACGCGCAACGGGGCATCTGCCCGCGTGCTGGAGAAGCTCGGGTTCGTGCGCGAAGGGACGTTGCGGGAGGACTGCGTCGTGGACGGCGACGTCTCTGACTCGTGGGTCTACGGGTTGCTCCGGCGAGAGTGGCGGCCGTCGTCCGAGCCGGTTCCCGCTGCTCAGGCAGATCAGGAATCGAGAAGCGCCTGACACGGGGCAGCGCCTAGCGTGACGCCATACAGGTGGACCGGCTGCCCACCCGACAGAGGGAGACAGGATGAGCGACACGACGAGGACCGACCCGTCGCCCGGTGAGCACGTCGCCGACACCCACGACCTGATCCGCGTGCATGGCGCGCGGGAGAACAACCTCCAGGACATCAGCGTCGAGCTGCCGAAGCGCCGGCTGACCGTCTTCACCGGCGTCTCCGGATCGGGCAAGAGCTCGCTGGTCTTCGCGACCATCGCCGCCGAGTCGCAGCGCATGATCAACGAGACCTACAGCGCCTTCGTCCAGGGCTTCATGCCGTCGCTGGCGCGTCCCGACGTCGACCTCCTCGAGGGGCTGACGACGGCGATCATCGTCGACCAGGAGCGGATGGGCGCCAACCCGCGCTCGACCGTCGGGACCGCGACCGACGCCAACGCGATGCTGCGCATCCTGTTCAGCCGCATCGGCACGCCGCACATCGGTCCGCCCACCGCCTTCGCGTTCAACGTCCCGACGCGTGTCGCCAGCGGCGTGATGAAGACCGACAAGGGCGGCCGGGAGGAGAAGACGGTCGTCCGCAACGCGGTCTACCAGGGCGGCATGTGCCCGCGCTGCGAGGGCATGGGGTCGGTCAACGACTTCGACCTCACCGCGATCTACGACGAGTCCAGGTCGCTCTCCGAAGGAGCGCTCCTGGTCCCCGGTTACAGCATGGACGGGTGGTACGGCCGCATCTTCAGCGGCGCCGGACTGCCCATGGACAAGCCCGTCGGGTCGTTCACGCCGAAGCAGCTCCAGAAGCTCCTGTATGGCGAGCCGGAGAAGATCAAGGTCGACGGCGTCAACCTCACGTATGAGGGCGTCCTCACCAAGGTGCAGAAGTCCATGCTGTCCAAGGACCTCGAGGCGATGCAGCCGCACGTGCGCCGCTTCGTCGAGAGGGCCGTCACCTTCACCACCTGCCCGGACTGCGGCGGCACGCGACTCACCAAGGAGGCGCTGTCCTCCAGGATCAAGGGCAAGAACATCGCCGAGCTCTGCACGATGCAGATCAGCGACCTGTCCGAGTGGCTGCGAGACCTCGACGAGCCCGAAGTCGCCCCGCTGCTGCGCGGGCTGCAGCACCTGCTCGACTCGTTCGCCGAGATCGGCCTGGGCTACCTCTCCCTGGACCGCCCGGCGGGCACGCTGTCCGGCGGCGAGGCTCAGCGCACCAAGATGATCCGCCACCTGGGGTCCTCGCTCACCGACGTCACCTACGTCTTCGACGAGCCGACGATCGGCCTGCACCCGCACGACATCGAGCGGATGAACCGGCTGCTGCTCCAGCTGCGCGACAAGGGCAACACGGTGCTCGTGGTCGAGCACAAGCCCGAGACGATCGCGATCGCCGACCACGTCGTCGACCTCGGACCAGGAGCCGGCACCTCCGGTGGGACCGTCTGTTTCGAGGGCACCGTCGCGGGGCTGCGCAAGAGTGACACCACGACCGGCCACCACCTCGACGACCGGGTGAGCCTCAAGGGGTCGGTGCGGGAGCCGTCCGGGGCGCTCGAGATCCGCGGCGCGTCGACGCACAACCTGCAGAAGGTCGACGTCGACATCCCGCTCGGGGTCCTGTGCGTCATCACCGGTGTCGCCGGATCCGGCAAGAGCTCACTCATCCAGGGGTCGGTCGCGAACGACGAGGGCGTCGTGGTCGTCGACCAGGGCGCGATCCGCGGCTCCCGAAGGAGCAACCCGGCGACCTACACCGGCCTGCTCGAGCCGATCCGCAAGGCCTTCGCCAAGGCCAACGGCGTCAAGCCGGCGCTGTTCAGCTCCAACTCCGAGGGCGCTTGCCCCGCCTGCAACGGCGCCGGCGTCATCTACACCGAGCTCGGGGTCATGGCGACCGTCGAGTCGACGTGCGAGGAGTGCGAGGGCCGTCGTTTCCAGGCCGCGGTGCTGGAGTACACGCTCGGCGGACGCAACATCGCCGACGTGCTCGCGATGTCGGTCGACGAGGCCGGCGCGTTCCTCGGGGACGGCGAGGCGAAGACACCGGCCGCGCACAAGGTCCTGACCCACCTGGCCGACGTCGGGCTCGGCTACCTCAGCCTCGGCCAGCCGCTCACGACGCTCTCCGGCGGTGAGCGGCAGCGGCTCAAGCTGGCCACCCACCTGGGCGAGAAGGGCGGCGTGCTGGTCCTCGACGAGCCGACCACGGGCCTCCACCTCGCCGACGTCGCCCAGCTCCTCGGCCTGCTCGACCGGCTCGTCGACTCGGGCAAGTCGGTCATCGTCATCGAGCACCACCAGGCGGTCATGGCGCACGCCGACTGGATCATCGACCTCGGCCCCGGTGCCGGCCACGACGGCGGGCGAATCGTGTTCGAGGGAGCGCCCGCCGACCTGGTCACTGCGCGCTCGACCCTCACGGGCCAGCACCTCGCCGCCTACGTGGGCGGCTGACCCATGGTGTTCTGGCAGCTGACGATCGATGCGAACGACCCCGCCCTGCTCGCGCGGTTCTGGGCGGCGGCACTGGGCTACCAGCCGGTGCCGCCGTCCGAGCCGCAGACCACCTGGAACGCGCACTACCGCAACCGGCTGGGCGAGCGGGACGCGTTCGGTGACCGGCTCTTCGACCCGGAGGGGCTGCGTCCGCCGCTGTGGTTCCAGCAGGTGCCGGAGACGAGGGCGGGCAAGAACCGGCTCCACCTCGACCTCTATCCCACGGGCCGTGACGACACCCTGACGCTGGACCGGCGGGTCGAGGTCGTCGAGGCCCGGGTCGCCGAGCTGGTGGCGCTCGGCGCCACGGTCGAGCGCCGGGCGGGTGGCCACGACCCGGAGAACCCCTACTACTGGGTCGTCATGCACGACCCCGAGGGCAACGAGTTCTGCGTGAGCTGAGCCGGACTGCGTCACCGCGTGGTGCGTGACCCAGCCTCGACCCGGCGCTTGAGGTTCGTGAACTGCCGGGTCTGCATGACCCAGTGCGAGGGCGACAGGACCGCGACGCTCATCAGCGGCTGGAGCCACCGCGGCCGCAGCGACCAGTAGCCGCTGACGACCAGTCGGGTGCGCTGCCCGGGCAGCTCGGCAAGCTGGAAGGACCACGTCGAGTCGGTGAACCGCGACGGCCGTTCGCCGACCGGGTCGAACGGGCGCCCGCGCAGGTCGAGGGACATCCGCAGCGCCAGGAAGCGTTCCGGCTCCAGCGCCGCGACCTCCCACCACTGGCCCCGGTCAGGCCGGGCGATGAACCGGTCCCCCACCTCGACCGGCTGCCACTCAGGGTGGATCCGGTGGGCGCTGGGACGGCCGAAGTTGTCGAGGCGGTCCCAGCTGTACCACCCGCCGCGGTCGGTCCCCATCTGCACCAGCCACGGCCAGACCTGCGCGGGCGGGGCGTCGATGGTCGTGGCCATCGTCGCGGCGCGGGTGCCCCCGGGGACGATCTCCCGCCCGGGGAAGTCCGCGCCCACCTCGGCCTCGGTCGCACCCCAGCGCAGCAGCCGTGGACGGACCACCACCAGATATGCCGTGACCGCGGCGGCCGCTGCCAGCGCCACCAGGTCGAGGGGATGCCTCCGGTCCATGTCCCCACGGAATCCGCCGGAGGCCGGCCAGGTCAGGGGAGAACGTCCCGCCGGCGACCGCATCGGTGCGGGTTGTGCATCGGGCCGGCGGCGGGACGATGAGGGAGGGCCGCCCCCAGGGCGGAGCCGCGACCCCGGCCGGTGGCAGAGACGAGGACGGCCATGAACGTCACAACGGGCGCCAAGCCGTCGCGGCGGGCACGCGCCGCGGGGATCTACGGCACCATCGTCACCGCCTCGGTCCTCGCGACCGCCGGGGGGAACCTGCGGCCTTCGCTGCTCGAGGTCCTGGTGTTCGGCACCCTGCTGGTCTACTGGCTGGCCGAGGTCTACGCCGAGATCCTCGCCGAGCACATCCACGCCGGCCGGCTCCCGACCGGTCGGGAGCTCCGGGGGCTGGTGGGGGCGACCTGGCACCTGGTGGCCGCGTCGTACATCCCCCTGCTCGTCCTGGCGGTGGCCGGGCTGATGGGGGCGACCCCCAAGGTCGCCAGCTTCCTCGCGCTGGCCGCCGCGGTGGTGGTGCTGATCGTCCACGGCCTGACGGCCGGCCGCGCCGCGGGCCTGACCGGCTGGCGGCTGACCGGGAGCACCGCGACCGCCGGCCTGTTCGGCATCGCGATGGTCGCGCTCAAGGCGCTCGTCGCCCACTGAGCGCCGGCTGGCGCCGGTCAGTCCGTGCTGAGCCGCTGGAACAGCACGCAGTCCCGCCAGGCACCACCGAGGTGGAGGTACTGCGGCGCCCGCCCGTACTCGACGAAGCCGTTGCGCAGCAGCACCCGCTGGGAGGCGAGGTTGTCCGGCTGGGTCTCGCCCTGCACCCGGTGCAGCGCCAGCGGCCCGAAGGCCAGCGCGAGCGCGTCGGCCACGGCGACAGTGGCCAGGCCCTGACCGGTGCGGTCGGCGCTGATCCAGTAGCCGACGCTCGCGGACTGGAACGCCCCGCGGATGATGCTGTTGAGGTTCAGCGTCCCGGCGAGCTCGCCGGCGGCGTCGAGGACCACCATCGGCACCCGGCGTCCTGCCTCGTGCTCGGCGAGCGCCTGGACCGCGGCCTCGCGCTGCCGCTCGACGGTGAGCCAGTCCCCGTCGCGGAGCGGCGCGGACCGGGCCAGGTGCTCACTGTTGCGCACCAGCAGCTCGGTCAGCGCGGGGACGTCCTCGAGGGTGAGCAGTCGCGTGGGCACCGCCGCACCCTACGCGCTGTCGGCGACCACACGGCATACCGGTGCGCGGGCCCCTAGAGTCGCGCAGGTGCGGCGCGCGGGGGCCCTGGGGCCGGACTTCAGCAGGCTGTGGCTGGCCTACGGGGTCAGCTCGGCCGGGTCCGCCCTCAGCGCCGGCGCCCTGCCGCTGGTCGCCGTCACCCTGCTGCACGCCACGACCCTGCAGGTGTCCTTGCTCGCGACGGTCTCGGGGCTGGCCAGCGCCGTGCTGGTGCTGCCCCTGGGCGGACACATCGAGCACCACCGCAAGCGGCCGGTGATGGTCGTCGCCGACCTCCTGCGCGCAGTTGCCTCGCTCAGCGTCCCGGCCGCCGCGTTGTCCGGCGTGCTGACCTACGGCCAGCTCCTGGCGGTGGCCGTGGTGAACACGGCGGGCGCGATGGTGTTCCTCGCGGCCAGCGGCGCCCACCTCAAGGCCCTCGTGCCGGCGCCGCTGCGCCCGGAGGCCAACGGCCGGTTCGAGTCGGTCTTCTGGCTGACCAACAGCGCCGGGCCACCGGCCGGTGGGGCCCTGGTCGCCCTCTTCGGCAGCACCATCACCCTGGCGCTGGACGGGCTCAGCTTCCTGGCCTCCGCCGCCGGGATCCGCAGCCTGCGCCGACCCGAGCCGGACCCGGCGCCGGCCGCCCCGACCCGCCGGCTCGGCCGGGAGGTCACCGCGGGCTGGCCCCACGTCTTCGGCCACCGGGGCCTGCGGGCGCTGTTCTGGAACGCGATGCTCTTCGGCGGGGCGGTGATGATGGCCGGGCCGCTGACCGCCGTCCTCATGCTGCGCGAGCTCGGCCTGCCCGCCTGGCAGTACGGCCTGGTCCTGGGGTTGCCGTGCCTCGGCGGGGTCCTCGGCTCGTCGGTCAGCGCGCGGCTGGTCCGCCGGCACGGCCAGCGCCGCATCCTGCTCGCCGCTGGTCTCCTGCGCACCCCGTGGTTGGTCCTGCTGCCCCTCGCCGGCCGGGGTGTGGCCGGTCTGGCGGTGCTGCTCGTGGCCGAGACCGGACTGCTGGTGGCCGCCGGCGTGTTCAACCCGGTCTTCGCGACCTACCGCATGGAGCAGGTCGCGGACGGGTTCCTCGCCCGCGTCACCACGTCGTGGTCGATCGGGTCCAAGGTCGCCCAGCCGCTGTTCATCGCCCTCGGCGGGGTGGTGGGCGCCTGGGCGGGCATCCGGCCGGCGCTGGGCCTGGCTGCCGCATGCTGCGCGGCCAGTGCCGTCCTGCTCCCCTGGCGCTCGGGGGCTTCCGCCCCTGACCGCCCGCGCGAGGCCCCCCTCGCCGCGAACTGACGGGGCAGCCTCCCCTCAGCCCGCCAGCACGGTGGCGAGGCGCCGTTCCAGCCGCGCGCGGGCCAGGTCGTCGCTGACCTCGACCCCCAGGTCGCGCCACGGCTGGGCCACCTTGGCGGGGTCGGGCAGGTAGCCGACGAGGTCCATCACCTCCCAGTAACGCTGGTCCGCCGGCTCACCGAGGTCGGTGCCCCTGCTCCGGTATGCCGCGCCGAACCGCTGCGCGGCCTCCTCGCCGTGGAGCATCGCGAGGTAGGTGGCGGCGTGGGCCGCGTCCAGGGCGGCCGGCCCCCAGGACGTCTCGACCCAGTCCACGACACCGACCACGCGGCCGCCCTCCCACAGCACGTTGCCCAGGTGGAAGTCCCGGTGCAGGAAGGTCCCGCGGTGCTCCGGCTGCGGCTGCTCGAGCAGCTCGAAGGCCTGCTGCCACAGCTGCGGACGTCGCGCCCAGATAGGAACGACCCGCTTGGCCCGGTGGGCCCACGACTGGAACACCCGCGGCCGTTCGCCAGCCGGGTCATGGGCGTGGATGGCGGCCAACGTCCGGGCCAGCTCGTCGAGGAGGCCGTCGTCGGCCCGGGTCAGCTCCAGCGCACCGGGCAGCCGGGTCATCAGGTGCGCCGGGTCCCCGGCCTCGGCCCCCTCCGGGTCCACCGCCAGCGACACCGGTGCCGGGACCGGGGTGTCGGACAGCTGCCCCTGCACCGCGGACTCCCGGCGGAGCAGCCCACCGGCGTGCGTCCGCCACGGCTCCCTGGTCATCACGCGCAGCACGGCCTGCTCCCCGGTGCTCGCCGCCAGGCGCAGCATCGTGGACGTCCACCCGCCGCGCAGCGGGACCGCGTCCCGGACCCGGCGTCCCCACGCCCGCTCCGCCCAGGCCACCGCCGCGCCGCACCCCACGCTCACGCGGGGATCCTTCCACGGGGCCGGCCCGGCGGCCGCCCGACCGGGGCTCGGCCGCCTCAGCCGGCGTAGGGCACGACCGGCAGGCCGCGGACACCAGCCTCGACGGCGAACACCGACCCCGCCTGCGGGTCCTCACCGTCGGGCAGGTTCTCCCGCGAGGTGGTGACGAAGAGCGTGCCGAGGTCGTCACCGCCGAACGTGCAGGCGCTGACCTGCGCCGCGGGGATCTCGACGACCGCGCTCAAGGTGCCCGACGCGTCATACCGGTGGACGGCGGAACCGCCCCAGAGCGCGACCCACACCCCACCCTCGGCGTCGACGGTCAAGCCGTCCGGGCCACCGCGCTCGACCGTGGTGAACGGGCGACGCTCCACGAGCTGGTCGTCCTCGTCGTCGAAGACGTCGATCCGGCCGGTGAGGCTGTCGACGTAGTAGGCCAGCGTCCCGTCGGGGGACCACGCGATGCCGTTGGAGATGCCGACCGCATCCAGGACCGTGCTCCGCTCACCGTCGGCGCCGATGCGGAACAGCTGCCCCCGCCCCGGCGCGGCGTCGTAGGCCATCGTCCCGGCATACAGCGTCCCGGCCGGGGAGCAGCCGCCGTCGTTGAACCGCACGCCGGGGTCGGACCAGACCTCGGGCAGAGCACGGACCGGGCCGTCGGGGCTGTCGGCGAGCCCCAGCCCGCGCTCGAGGGCGACGACGAAGCCGCCGCCGGCGCGCGGCCGGTGGAAGGCCGCGACCTCTCCGACGTGGAGCCGGTACACGCCGTGGTCGCGCAGCGTGAGCAGGTCACCGCGCGTCATGTCGACCCAGCGCAGGCCGCCCCAGGAGGGCGACCACACCGGCCCCTCCGCGTGGTAGGCGATCGGTCCGGTGACGTTCTCCACGGCGAGCATGCCGACGAACCTATGACGCGGGCCGCGCCGCCACCCTGTCGGGCCCGGCGTCAGGCCCGGCGCAGCCGCAGGAACCCGGGGAAGTCGAGCCGGCGGATCACCAGGCGCTCGAAGGGATTGGCAGCGGCGAGGGCGGCGTCGGCGTCGACGAACTGGGGGTCGGTGAGCCGCAGCTCGCGGCCCTTCCAGCGCAGCCCGCACCCGCCCGCGGCCAGGACGTTCTGCACCCAGTTGGTCTGCGTCCCCCAGGGCAGGCAGATGACGAAGCCGTCACCGGTCACCAGCACCGCCACCGGGATCGCGTAGTCGCGTCCGCTCCGGCGGCCGCGGTGGCGCAGCACCGCCCACACCGGGAACCAGCGGTGGCCGGCCAGCCGCGCGGCGAACGGGGCCGTGGCCTTCACCAGCCGGGCCGGTGGCTTCCGGCGGTTCGCGTCCTCGCTCATGACACCCTCCCTGCGTCGACCCACAAGGGCGACGCCCCCAGCGAAGCACCGGCACGGCCCCGGCGGAAGCCACGCGGGTATGCCGGGTCGCCGGGTCCGCGCGTGGGTGTCCCCCTGTCAGCCCAGGGCCCAGCCCACCAGCGCGAGGGTGGCCATCGACGCGGCCGTGGTCACCACGACGGTGCGGCGGGCCACGGGCGCCCCCTGGCCGTACTCGCGGGCGAAGATGTAGGTGTTCTGGGCCGTCGGCAGCGCGGCGCACACCACCAGGGCCAGCAGCTCGACCCGGCCGAGGCCGAGGGCCAGGCCGACCAGCCAGGCGACCAGCGGCTGGGCGACCAGCTTGAGCGCCGAGAGCAACGCCACCTGTCGGCCCTCGCCGTGCAGGGCCGGGCCCCGCACCGTCAGCGACAGGCCCAGCGCCACCAGCGCGGACGGCACCGCGGCCGCTCCGAGCAGGGCAAGCGGACCGGCGACGACGGCGGGGGCGTGCCAGCCGAACGCCGAGCAGAGCGCGCCGGCGGCCAGGCCGATGATCACCGGGTTGCGCAACGGCAGGGTCAGCAGCCGGGTCGGGTGCAGCGCTCGCCGGTCGGCCGCGCGGTCGAGCAGCACGAGGATCAGCGGCGTCACCACGAGGACCTGGAAGAGCAGCACGCCGGTCAGGAAGGAGGCGTTGCCGAGCACGTGCAGCGCCACGGGGATGCCGAGGTTGGCGGAGTTGACGTAGCCGGCGGCCATCCCGCCGATGGTCGACTCGCCCTCCTTGCGACCGAAGGCCACCCGGCTCAGGGCGAAGCCCGCACCCATGACGCAGACGGTGCTCACGGCGAAGGCGAGGATCCCCCGCCCGCTCAGCGCCAGCGGAGTCCGCGACAGCGAGGTGAACAGCGCCGCCGGCATGGCCAGGTGGAACACGAAGCTGCCCAGCACCCGGTCGGCGTCGGAGCCCCCGAGCAGGCGGAACCGTCCGGCGAGGTAGCCGAGCAGCGTCAGCGCCCAGATGGGCAGGAACGCCGAGAGCATGCAGGACTCCTCGGCCCGGTCGACGGCATCAGCAGGGTGGGGCACGGCCACTGTGCCAGAACGGCACCCGGTTGTTGGCCGGCCGCGCCGTGGCCGTTCGTCGACTGGCAGGAAGTCGGTCGGCCACGGCCACGACTGCCTAGGGTGGCCGCATGGGGACCCGGGTGATCATGCTCAACGGCGGCTCGAGCAGCGGGAAGTCGACCATCGCCCGGCGGCTGCAGGACGTCCTGCCCGACCCGTGGCTCACGCTCGGGGTGGACACCCTGGTCGACATGCTGCCGCCGTCACTGCTCGAGGGCGGCGTCGGCATCGACCTGGCCGCCGGGAGCGGTGTCGCGGTCGGCGAGGGGTTCCGTGAGGCCGAGCGTGCGTGGATCGTGGGCGTGGCCGCCATGGCCCGCGCCGGGGCCCGGGTCGTCGTGGACGAGGTGTTCCTCGGCGGCAGCGAGT is a genomic window containing:
- the cpt gene encoding chloramphenicol phosphotransferase CPT; protein product: MGTRVIMLNGGSSSGKSTIARRLQDVLPDPWLTLGVDTLVDMLPPSLLEGGVGIDLAAGSGVAVGEGFREAERAWIVGVAAMARAGARVVVDEVFLGGSESRARWRGPLEGLEVLWVGVRCDPDVAAAREAARGDRVTGMARSQAALVHAGMTYDVEVDTARSSPLECARLIAAHAR
- a CDS encoding AEC family transporter, which codes for MPHPADAVDRAEESCMLSAFLPIWALTLLGYLAGRFRLLGGSDADRVLGSFVFHLAMPAALFTSLSRTPLALSGRGILAFAVSTVCVMGAGFALSRVAFGRKEGESTIGGMAAGYVNSANLGIPVALHVLGNASFLTGVLLFQVLVVTPLILVLLDRAADRRALHPTRLLTLPLRNPVIIGLAAGALCSAFGWHAPAVVAGPLALLGAAAVPSALVALGLSLTVRGPALHGEGRQVALLSALKLVAQPLVAWLVGLALGLGRVELLALVVCAALPTAQNTYIFAREYGQGAPVARRTVVVTTAASMATLALVGWALG
- a CDS encoding SMP-30/gluconolactonase/LRE family protein, whose product is MLAVENVTGPIAYHAEGPVWSPSWGGLRWVDMTRGDLLTLRDHGVYRLHVGEVAAFHRPRAGGGFVVALERGLGLADSPDGPVRALPEVWSDPGVRFNDGGCSPAGTLYAGTMAYDAAPGRGQLFRIGADGERSTVLDAVGISNGIAWSPDGTLAYYVDSLTGRIDVFDDEDDQLVERRPFTTVERGGPDGLTVDAEGGVWVALWGGSAVHRYDASGTLSAVVEIPAAQVSACTFGGDDLGTLFVTTSRENLPDGEDPQAGSVFAVEAGVRGLPVVPYAG
- a CDS encoding MFS transporter, whose amino-acid sequence is MGTAAPYALSATTRHTGARAPRVAQVRRAGALGPDFSRLWLAYGVSSAGSALSAGALPLVAVTLLHATTLQVSLLATVSGLASAVLVLPLGGHIEHHRKRPVMVVADLLRAVASLSVPAAALSGVLTYGQLLAVAVVNTAGAMVFLAASGAHLKALVPAPLRPEANGRFESVFWLTNSAGPPAGGALVALFGSTITLALDGLSFLASAAGIRSLRRPEPDPAPAAPTRRLGREVTAGWPHVFGHRGLRALFWNAMLFGGAVMMAGPLTAVLMLRELGLPAWQYGLVLGLPCLGGVLGSSVSARLVRRHGQRRILLAAGLLRTPWLVLLPLAGRGVAGLAVLLVAETGLLVAAGVFNPVFATYRMEQVADGFLARVTTSWSIGSKVAQPLFIALGGVVGAWAGIRPALGLAAACCAASAVLLPWRSGASAPDRPREAPLAAN
- a CDS encoding ABC transporter ATP-binding protein, which gives rise to MTSTTAIEIAGLTKSYGENSVLRGVDLRVPSGTIYALLGSNGAGKTTAVRILSTLLRADGGTATVNGYDVATQPVKVRESISLTGQFAAVDEVLTGRENLVLIAELRRVPNPRATADALLARFDLVEAAGRRVATYSGGMRRRLDIAMSLIGEPAVLFLDEPTTGLDPQSRIEVWSTVRELAGQGTTVLLTTQYLEEAEQLADRIAVLHEGRIIAEGTLAELKALFPPATVEYVEKQPSLEDIFLAIVGHDGATTTSTTTQAGAGAVAEQGAQR
- a CDS encoding GNAT family N-acetyltransferase, coding for MSLPTPTLHTARLRLRPFDDADADDLFALHSSAHVLRYWDSPPWSERARAERFITACRQMAADGTGARLAVDRVSDGAFIGWCSLNRWNPDYRSASLGYCFADAAWGHGYATEAAGALLRWAFDTLDLNRVQAETDTRNGASARVLEKLGFVREGTLREDCVVDGDVSDSWVYGLLRREWRPSSEPVPAAQADQESRSA
- a CDS encoding VOC family protein — translated: MVFWQLTIDANDPALLARFWAAALGYQPVPPSEPQTTWNAHYRNRLGERDAFGDRLFDPEGLRPPLWFQQVPETRAGKNRLHLDLYPTGRDDTLTLDRRVEVVEARVAELVALGATVERRAGGHDPENPYYWVVMHDPEGNEFCVS
- a CDS encoding GNAT family N-acetyltransferase, with protein sequence MPTRLLTLEDVPALTELLVRNSEHLARSAPLRDGDWLTVERQREAAVQALAEHEAGRRVPMVVLDAAGELAGTLNLNSIIRGAFQSASVGYWISADRTGQGLATVAVADALALAFGPLALHRVQGETQPDNLASQRVLLRNGFVEYGRAPQYLHLGGAWRDCVLFQRLSTD
- a CDS encoding nitroreductase family deazaflavin-dependent oxidoreductase, with the protein product MSEDANRRKPPARLVKATAPFAARLAGHRWFPVWAVLRHRGRRSGRDYAIPVAVLVTGDGFVICLPWGTQTNWVQNVLAAGGCGLRWKGRELRLTDPQFVDADAALAAANPFERLVIRRLDFPGFLRLRRA
- a CDS encoding ATP-binding cassette domain-containing protein translates to MSDTTRTDPSPGEHVADTHDLIRVHGARENNLQDISVELPKRRLTVFTGVSGSGKSSLVFATIAAESQRMINETYSAFVQGFMPSLARPDVDLLEGLTTAIIVDQERMGANPRSTVGTATDANAMLRILFSRIGTPHIGPPTAFAFNVPTRVASGVMKTDKGGREEKTVVRNAVYQGGMCPRCEGMGSVNDFDLTAIYDESRSLSEGALLVPGYSMDGWYGRIFSGAGLPMDKPVGSFTPKQLQKLLYGEPEKIKVDGVNLTYEGVLTKVQKSMLSKDLEAMQPHVRRFVERAVTFTTCPDCGGTRLTKEALSSRIKGKNIAELCTMQISDLSEWLRDLDEPEVAPLLRGLQHLLDSFAEIGLGYLSLDRPAGTLSGGEAQRTKMIRHLGSSLTDVTYVFDEPTIGLHPHDIERMNRLLLQLRDKGNTVLVVEHKPETIAIADHVVDLGPGAGTSGGTVCFEGTVAGLRKSDTTTGHHLDDRVSLKGSVREPSGALEIRGASTHNLQKVDVDIPLGVLCVITGVAGSGKSSLIQGSVANDEGVVVVDQGAIRGSRRSNPATYTGLLEPIRKAFAKANGVKPALFSSNSEGACPACNGAGVIYTELGVMATVESTCEECEGRRFQAAVLEYTLGGRNIADVLAMSVDEAGAFLGDGEAKTPAAHKVLTHLADVGLGYLSLGQPLTTLSGGERQRLKLATHLGEKGGVLVLDEPTTGLHLADVAQLLGLLDRLVDSGKSVIVIEHHQAVMAHADWIIDLGPGAGHDGGRIVFEGAPADLVTARSTLTGQHLAAYVGG
- a CDS encoding phosphotransferase family protein, with translation MSVGCGAAVAWAERAWGRRVRDAVPLRGGWTSTMLRLAASTGEQAVLRVMTREPWRTHAGGLLRRESAVQGQLSDTPVPAPVSLAVDPEGAEAGDPAHLMTRLPGALELTRADDGLLDELARTLAAIHAHDPAGERPRVFQSWAHRAKRVVPIWARRPQLWQQAFELLEQPQPEHRGTFLHRDFHLGNVLWEGGRVVGVVDWVETSWGPAALDAAHAATYLAMLHGEEAAQRFGAAYRSRGTDLGEPADQRYWEVMDLVGYLPDPAKVAQPWRDLGVEVSDDLARARLERRLATVLAG